From the Phyllobacterium sp. T1293 genome, the window ACTTTGAGCCAAGCATTCCATGATTACACCAGAACAAATACGTGGAGCGCGGGCAATGCTGGGGCTGACGCAAGCAGAGCTAGCAAAGTTGGCCGGTCTCTCCACAACTGGCCTGAACAATATCGAACGGGGCGTAACCGATCCCAAGGCCTCCACATTGCGCTCCATTCAATCGGTGCTTGAAGAGAAATCGATTGTCTTTCTCAGCCCGGGGCAAAATGCCAAAGGCGGCCCGGGCGTGAGGTTCAAATGATCGCGCTCGCAAAAGCCGCAACGGTGTTACGAAGATGATCCGTGTCCAATGCAAAATGGCCCGTGTGGCCCTCGGACTTGGGGTGCGTGACCTCGCAGCACTCGCCCAAGTGTCATCAGATACAATCGCCCGACTGGAGCGTGGCGAGAAGCTGAAACCCGCCACTATATTGATTATCCGGACCGCTCTGGAGCAAGCGGGCGTTCTATTTGAAGCCGAGGGGGAAATGGTGGATGGTGGTCCGGGGGTAAGGCTAAAATAAAGGCTTCGGTAATGTCCTGATCAAACTACGGACTGAATGACAACAGCTATATATTGTTCGCGCTGGCATAGCGAATGATACGCAGCGGCGTTTCATCGGAGGTGTAAATGCCCGATGATATTCGCGCAAAAATAGCGGGACAGACATCTTCTTTCTTGATGAAGTAGTTTTGATCCACAAATCTGCCAATCCGGGCGGCAGAACTACAGTCAGCCATCCTATACAGCAGGTAGCTTGGCCGCCTGATAAACGGGTGATCGCCGACATCAAGGATACAGGCCGGATCATGAAACCTATTTGGTTTTATTGAAGTTACATTAATCAGCAGGCACTGGCCTTTGGAGCAGGGATTATTCATCAGAACAACGAGATGAAGGACCTCATTAATTGGCGCGAGAAGCGACGCCGCTCGATAAGGAATATACGGCATTTATGCTGCCAGATGGCTAGCAACAATCCTTCGTTCGTCTTGCAAATCCTTTGCACGCTCAACAGGATCAGATTTATCCAGCGCTGCAAAAATTGTAGCCAAATCAATCGGAACGGAGCTTCCCTTCGGGTCCTTCCATTCCGGACAAAATTTATGCGTCCATTCGGCCAAATCAAATTGGTCAATATCCTTGAACTCATTCCAAGTTTCTTCAAGGATACGAATATCTGCCCTGCTTAATTCATCCAAATCCTCGTCTATAGTCACGTTTCGAGACAAGCGGATCTGATTTTTGTTTCGTGGCGAGATAAACTCAAGCCACTGATCCTGACGAACGGGGGCAGCCCCATCGATATAATTGTAAGTATAGGAATTGACGGGGCCAAACGGCATTGAGGCGTAATTGTCGTTGATTATTGGATGATCGCGCTTATCGATACTCCTACGATCGGCCAAGTAGACAAGTTTGGTCGCTTTAAGAATATTGATGGTTCCACCAGCCTTGACGGCAAAAAAAGCAACCACTTGGGCCGCCTTTCGCGTCTGAAACCAATCTGGAATTGCAGGAACATACAACATGGGCAGAATATAGCGAAGAATTGGCCAATTGAACAGTATACTTAGGTTGGAGACGCTTTTCGCATCCCTCAGAATAAAGTCGCGGTTATCGATTTAAGCCCACCCTACCCCCTTCCAATCTCCGCCGCTGTTGCCTCCAGCCCTGCCAATGCAAAGCGTTGAAAATGCGCGATGATGGCCGCCTGCGCTTCCGGGGCGGGAGAGGCCAGATCCGGCAGGACTTGTGCAACCAGTTGCCGGTTGCCGACCAGCAGCATGGCAATGGGTGAGATGACGCTGAGCAGGCAGCGTCCCACTGCCGGATGATCGGCAGGCACGCCAAGAATATCGGCCACAAGCCCCGTTACCACCTGCTTTTTCGGTAGAATTTCCTGATGCAGCAGAACCGGAAATGCCGATGAGGGCGACAGAAGCTCGCGGCTCAGCACCCGTAATACCCAGCTGGACGGCCCCGGCGCCGTGACTGCTCCGGCAACCAGCCCGATGAGGATTTTCAGCTTGTCGACGGAAGCCCCCGGCCCTTCGGCCAGCGCCACCAGCCGGTCATAGGTCAGGAGCTGCCGGTGGGCCTCCACCAGCACTTCGGCATAAAGCCCTTCAATCCCGCCATAATAATAGTTCACCGCCGCGGAATTGCTTCCTGCCCGCTCGGCGATCTCCTTGCCGGTGGCGCGGTCAAAGCCTTTTTCGGCAAAGATTGCGCCCGCAGCCTCCAATATCTGCGCCTTGGTCGAGGCACCGTCTTCACGGCGTCCGGGAAGTTTTCGAGGTGTTTTGCGTATCATAACAGCACTCTAGCCCAGATTTGAAATGATTGAAAGTTAAAATTGAAATTCAAATTTGACTTAATGCATCGTGTGATTGTATGATGGCACATGAGCAAAATTCTTCGCATCCTCGTTCCACTTATTATTATCGCAGCGCTTGCCGGTGGTGCCTGGTGGTATTTCCATCGCCCCACGGACAAGGATGACCTGACGCTTTATGGCAATGTCGACCTGCGGCAGGCGTCGCTGGCTTTCAATGGCGCCGAGCGTATCGCCGAGGTGCTGGTTGAGGAAGGCGACATGGTGCGCAAGGGTCAGGTACTGGCCCGGCTCGATACCAGCCGCCTTGCGCCGCAGGTACAGCAGGCGGAAGCGACGGTTGCAGCCCAGCAAGCCGCCCTGCTCCAGTTGAAAAACGGCAGTCGCCCCGAGGAAATCGCCCAGTCGCGCGCCAATCTGGAGTCGGCACAGGCCGATGCACAAAATGCCAAGGCGCAGTTTGAGCGCATACGCGTGTTGACCGCCAATGCCACCTCAAGCAAGCAGGACCTGGATACGGCCAAAGCTGCGGCGGCGGTCGCCGATGCCAAGGTGGATGTGGCAAAGAGTGCGCTTGATCTTGCCATTGCCGGGCCGCGTGTTGAGGAAATCAGCCAGAGCGAGGCGCAGTTGCGCGGCAGCGAGGCGCAGCTTGCACTTGTACATCAGCAACTGGTCGATGCGGCATTGCTTGCGCCCTTTGATGGTGTGGTGCGCTCGCGGCTGATGGAACCCGGCGAAATGGCTGCGCCCAGCAAGCCGGTGTTTTCGCTGGCCACGCGCGGCGTAAAATGGGTGCGCACCTACGTGTCGGAAACCAATCTTGGTCATTTGCGCTCGGGCATGCGGGCCAAAATCACCACGGACAGTTTCCCGGACAGGCCGCTTGATGGCTGGGTAGGCTTTATCTCGCCTGTCGCCGAGTTCACGCCGAAAACCGTAGAGACAACGGATTTGCGCACCAGTCTTGTTTATGAAGTCCGCATTTTTGTTGACGACACCAAGGATGTGCTGCGGTTGGGCATGCCCGCTACGGTTGAGCTTTTGCCGGGTGAAGCTCCTCACGCAGCCACACCCGAAGCGGACGCCAAACCATGATCGCCGCCGCGCCAGCCTCCCCCGTCACGGCGCGGTCCCTCCACAAGACGTTCCACCGCGATACCGGCGAGACGGTCAAGGCGCTGGATGATGTCTCCTTTGAAGCGGCGCACGGCACAGTGACAGCACTTGTCGGGCCAGATGGCGCGGGCAAGACCACGATCCTGCGGCTGATTGCCGGGCTGATGGCTGCGGAAAGCGGCGCGCTTGATGTGCTAGGCATTGATGTCGCTGCCGATCCGCAGGCGGTGCAGAACCGCATCGGCTATATGCCGCAGAAATTCGGCCTCTACGAGGATTTGAGCGTCCAGCAGAATCTTGATCTCTATGCGGATCTGCACGGTATTTCCCACGAGCAGCGCAAGGAAATTTACCCCCGATTGATGGAGATGACCAATCTTGGCCGCTTTACCGAGCGGCTGGCGGGAAAACTCTCAGGCGGCATGAAGCAGAAACTTGGCCTCGCCTGCACGCTTGTCCGCTCGCCGGAGCTTCTGCTGCTGGATGAGCCGACCGTTGGAGTTGATCCCCTGTCGCGGCGTGAACTTTGGGAGATCGTTCTCAAACTGGTGCATGAGGACGGGTTGACCGTCATCGTCAGCACCTCCTATCTCGATGAAGCGGAGTTTTGCGACCATGCGGTCGTCATGCATCTGGGCAAGGTGCTGGCGCAGGGCAAGCCCGATGCGATCACTGACCATGCCAAGGGCAATGTATTCATCGCCACACCGCAGGATGGCATGAGCGCCCGCTCATTGCAGGCACGGCTCTTCCGGCATGAAGGCGTGGTGGATGCGGTGCCCGAAGCGGGCAAGGTGCGCATTGTCCGGCAGCCGGGCTCGAAGGGTAAACTCAGCATTGACGACAAGACTGTGGCGCTCACCGCGACACAGCCGCGTTTCGAAGACGGGTTTATGGTGTTGTTCAGCGCGGTCGCCGGTGAAGGTCATTCCAGCAGCCTTGAGTTGAAACGTGCTGATACTGCCCGCAAGGATGAGATTTCCGTCGAAGTGCATGATCTCGTGCGCATGTTCGGGGATTTTGCCGCCGTGAACCATGTGAGCTTTCAGGTGAAACGCGGCGAGATTTACGGGTTGCTAGGCCCGAATGGCGCGGGAAAAAGCACCACATTCCGTATGCTGTGCGGTCTTATTCCTGCAACCAGCGGAACATTGCGGGTTGCAGGCGCGGATTTGCGCACGGCACGGGCGGAGGCACGCGAGAATCTCGGCTATGTCGCACAGAAATTCTCGCTCTATGGCGATCTTTCCGTGGATGAAAATCTGGATTTCTTCGCCAGTGCTTACGGTCTGCGCGGCGCAAAAAAGCGCGAGCGCATCGACTGGTCCAAGGATCAGTTCGAACTGGGTGAGCTGGCAACCCTGCCGAGCGGCCAGCTTCCCGGCGGCTTCAAGCAGCGGCTGGCCATGGCCGCCGCGCTCTTGCATGAGCCTGACATTCTGTTTCTCGACGAGGCAACCAGCGGTGCCGATCCGCTGGCCCGGCGCGAATTCTGGGGCCGTATCACCGCGCTTTCCGAACAGGGGGTGACTGTTATCGTCACCACCCATTTCATGGAGGAGGCTGAATATTGCGACCGGATCATGATCATGGATGCCGGGCGCAATCTGGCGGAAGGTACACCCGCCGATATTCGCGGCCATGCCAAGCCGAAGGACGGCCGCGAGCCCACCATGGAAGACGCGTTCATTGCCATTGTCGAGGAATCGCGGCGTGACGCTGAAACACAGGGCAAGGCCGCATGAGTACGCCCGCTCCCCAGCATTATGGCAGCCTGCGACGCATTCTTGCGCTGGTGCGCAAGGAATCGTGGCAGGTAATCCGCGATCCCAGCAGCATTATTGTCGGCATCATCATGCCGATGATGCTGCTCATCCTGTTTGGCTACGGCCTGTCATTCGATCTGAAAAACCTGCCTGTTGCTCTCGTCATGGAGGAAAATTCAGCCGAGGCGTGCGGCGCGATATCAGGCTTTGAGCTTTCCGAATACTTCAAGACCTATCCGGTGAAAACCATGGCAGAAGCCGACCGGCTATTGATGGACAAGACCGTCAGCGGCATTGTGCGCATCCCGCCGCAATTTGCCCGGGATGTCTCGCTTGGTGATGGTGAGATACAGGTCGTCGTCAACGGCACCGATGCCAATACGGCACGCATTTCACTGGCCTATGCGCAAGGGGCTGTTGCCACCTGGCTGGCGCGCGAAGCTGCCGAGGGGAAGATCGCGCCAAGCGCTGCCTCGGTGGATATGCAGACGCGGCTCTGGTTCAACGAGGCCAATGAGAGCAGCTATTTTCTTGTGCCTGGCCTGATCGTTCTGGTCATGACGCTGATCGGCGCGTTGCTGACCGCCCTTGTCATGGCGCGTGAATGGGAGCGCGGCACTTTTGAAGCCCTGTTTGTAACGCCTGTCCGGCCGGTGGAAATCCTGCTCGGCAAGGTCGTTCCCTATTTCATTCTCGGGATGCTCGGTCTGGGCTTGTCTGTGCTGGGCAGTCAGTTGCTGTTCCACGTTCCTTTGCGCGGTTCGCTGTGGATTCTTATCATCGTTTCGATGCTTTATCTGACTGTGGCGCTTGGCATCGGGCTTCTCATCTCATCAGTAACCAAAAGCCAGTTCGTCGCCAGCCAGATCACGCTTGTTGCAACCTTTCTTCCTGCGATGATGCTGTCCGGCTTCATGTTTGATATCCGCAGCATGCCGGTGGTCATCCAGTTCATCACCTATATTTTCCCCGGCCGCTACTTTGTCAGCGTCCTTCAGACGCTGTTTCTCGCTGGCGACATCTGGGGGGTGATCCTGCCCAATGCTGCCGTGCTTGCGGTGATGGCGACGGTGCTGATGGCCGCGTCCGTGCGGGCAACGCGCAAGAAACTTGGATGAGGCAGCCATGATCCAATCGCTTTTCCGTATCATCGCCCTCATCCGCAAGGAATTGCTGGCGATGCTCAAAGATCCCAAAAGCCGTATCACACTGGTGCTGCCGCCGATCTTGCAATGCCTTATCTTCGGCTATGCCGCGAGCTATGATCTCAACAATGTGCCCTATGCGATCCTCGATCATGATCACAGCGCGGCATCGATTGCGCTCATCGCCAAGCTTGACGGTTCGGGCACGTTTAGCCGCATCGCCACCCTGCAACGGACAAGCGATATTGCCAGTTTTATCAACAATAAGCGGGTGCTTCTGGTGCTCGTCATTGATCAGGATTTCGAAAAGAACCTGATGGCTGGCATGCCGGCCAAATTGCAGATGATCGCCGACGGGCGCAATTCCAATACTGCCGGCACCGCACAGGGCTATGTGAGTTCGATTGTTGGCGACTTCACCACCCGCTGGCGTGAAGAAAACGGTCAGGCTGCCAATGCAGGTGTCAAGGTAACAACCCGCGCCTGGTACAATCCAAGCCTTGAAACGCGCTGGAATATGATCCCCTCACTGATCGGCACCATCACCATGATGATGACGATGATGCTGACGGCCATGTCCGTCGCGCGCGAGCGGGAGGCCGGAACGCTGGACCAACTGCTCGTCACACCCTTCCGCCCGTCGGAAATCATGGTGGGCAAGGCCCTGCCCTCGATGATGGTGGGGCTGACGCAGTCAACAATGATCCTGCTTGTGGCGCAGCTCTGGTTCCAGATCCCCTTCTCCGGCTCCTATCTCATCCTCTATATGGGACTGATCCTGTTTCTGGCCGCAGCGGTGGGAATCGGCCTGTTTCTCTCCTCCCTTGCCGCAAACATGCAGCAGGCGATGATTTTCTCGTTTGTTCTGCTGATGCCGTTCATGCTGCTATCGGGCCTGACAGCGCCCATCGGCAACATGCCGGATGTTTTGCAATATTTCACGCTGATCAATCCGCTGCGCTATGCCATCAGCATCACGCATCAGGTCTATCTGGAAGGTGCGGGAGTTGGTCAGCTCTTACCGGAAATGCTGGCGCTCATCGCCATTTCAGCGGTGACACTGCCAGTATCATCATGGCTGTTCCGGCATCGGTTGGTTTGAGGTTTTATGCTCGGGACGTTGGGGTTCGTGGTTCGACAGGCTCACCATGAGGGGCTTGGGTGGATGTAACGATAATCGCAGAGATCGCAGCAGAAGGGGTGCAGAATGCGGCTCCCTGCAGCCCACCTCTCTCCGTCATCCTCGGGCTTGACCCGAGGACCCATAATAAAATAGTGCCGAGCTCCAAGGTCGTTTGAGCTTCTTAGCCGTGGGTCCTCGGGTCAAGCCCGAGGATGACGGAGAGAGGTGGGTTGTGGGGAGCCAGATTCTGCAAGCTTTGCCGTCTGCAATGTTGACGATTATCG encodes:
- a CDS encoding helix-turn-helix domain-containing protein, which gives rise to MITPEQIRGARAMLGLTQAELAKLAGLSTTGLNNIERGVTDPKASTLRSIQSVLEEKSIVFLSPGQNAKGGPGVRFK
- a CDS encoding Panacea domain-containing protein is translated as MVAFFAVKAGGTINILKATKLVYLADRRSIDKRDHPIINDNYASMPFGPVNSYTYNYIDGAAPVRQDQWLEFISPRNKNQIRLSRNVTIDEDLDELSRADIRILEETWNEFKDIDQFDLAEWTHKFCPEWKDPKGSSVPIDLATIFAALDKSDPVERAKDLQDERRIVASHLAA
- a CDS encoding CerR family C-terminal domain-containing protein, which translates into the protein MIRKTPRKLPGRREDGASTKAQILEAAGAIFAEKGFDRATGKEIAERAGSNSAAVNYYYGGIEGLYAEVLVEAHRQLLTYDRLVALAEGPGASVDKLKILIGLVAGAVTAPGPSSWVLRVLSRELLSPSSAFPVLLHQEILPKKQVVTGLVADILGVPADHPAVGRCLLSVISPIAMLLVGNRQLVAQVLPDLASPAPEAQAAIIAHFQRFALAGLEATAAEIGRG
- a CDS encoding HlyD family efflux transporter periplasmic adaptor subunit, which codes for MSKILRILVPLIIIAALAGGAWWYFHRPTDKDDLTLYGNVDLRQASLAFNGAERIAEVLVEEGDMVRKGQVLARLDTSRLAPQVQQAEATVAAQQAALLQLKNGSRPEEIAQSRANLESAQADAQNAKAQFERIRVLTANATSSKQDLDTAKAAAAVADAKVDVAKSALDLAIAGPRVEEISQSEAQLRGSEAQLALVHQQLVDAALLAPFDGVVRSRLMEPGEMAAPSKPVFSLATRGVKWVRTYVSETNLGHLRSGMRAKITTDSFPDRPLDGWVGFISPVAEFTPKTVETTDLRTSLVYEVRIFVDDTKDVLRLGMPATVELLPGEAPHAATPEADAKP
- a CDS encoding ATP-binding cassette domain-containing protein; the protein is MIAAAPASPVTARSLHKTFHRDTGETVKALDDVSFEAAHGTVTALVGPDGAGKTTILRLIAGLMAAESGALDVLGIDVAADPQAVQNRIGYMPQKFGLYEDLSVQQNLDLYADLHGISHEQRKEIYPRLMEMTNLGRFTERLAGKLSGGMKQKLGLACTLVRSPELLLLDEPTVGVDPLSRRELWEIVLKLVHEDGLTVIVSTSYLDEAEFCDHAVVMHLGKVLAQGKPDAITDHAKGNVFIATPQDGMSARSLQARLFRHEGVVDAVPEAGKVRIVRQPGSKGKLSIDDKTVALTATQPRFEDGFMVLFSAVAGEGHSSSLELKRADTARKDEISVEVHDLVRMFGDFAAVNHVSFQVKRGEIYGLLGPNGAGKSTTFRMLCGLIPATSGTLRVAGADLRTARAEARENLGYVAQKFSLYGDLSVDENLDFFASAYGLRGAKKRERIDWSKDQFELGELATLPSGQLPGGFKQRLAMAAALLHEPDILFLDEATSGADPLARREFWGRITALSEQGVTVIVTTHFMEEAEYCDRIMIMDAGRNLAEGTPADIRGHAKPKDGREPTMEDAFIAIVEESRRDAETQGKAA
- a CDS encoding ABC transporter permease is translated as MSTPAPQHYGSLRRILALVRKESWQVIRDPSSIIVGIIMPMMLLILFGYGLSFDLKNLPVALVMEENSAEACGAISGFELSEYFKTYPVKTMAEADRLLMDKTVSGIVRIPPQFARDVSLGDGEIQVVVNGTDANTARISLAYAQGAVATWLAREAAEGKIAPSAASVDMQTRLWFNEANESSYFLVPGLIVLVMTLIGALLTALVMAREWERGTFEALFVTPVRPVEILLGKVVPYFILGMLGLGLSVLGSQLLFHVPLRGSLWILIIVSMLYLTVALGIGLLISSVTKSQFVASQITLVATFLPAMMLSGFMFDIRSMPVVIQFITYIFPGRYFVSVLQTLFLAGDIWGVILPNAAVLAVMATVLMAASVRATRKKLG
- a CDS encoding ABC transporter permease, with the protein product MIQSLFRIIALIRKELLAMLKDPKSRITLVLPPILQCLIFGYAASYDLNNVPYAILDHDHSAASIALIAKLDGSGTFSRIATLQRTSDIASFINNKRVLLVLVIDQDFEKNLMAGMPAKLQMIADGRNSNTAGTAQGYVSSIVGDFTTRWREENGQAANAGVKVTTRAWYNPSLETRWNMIPSLIGTITMMMTMMLTAMSVAREREAGTLDQLLVTPFRPSEIMVGKALPSMMVGLTQSTMILLVAQLWFQIPFSGSYLILYMGLILFLAAAVGIGLFLSSLAANMQQAMIFSFVLLMPFMLLSGLTAPIGNMPDVLQYFTLINPLRYAISITHQVYLEGAGVGQLLPEMLALIAISAVTLPVSSWLFRHRLV